In a genomic window of Brassica rapa cultivar Chiifu-401-42 chromosome A10, CAAS_Brap_v3.01, whole genome shotgun sequence:
- the LOC103846403 gene encoding ribosome biogenesis protein WDR12 homolog, with protein MDGGGEDASKVIHVKFVTKLDSPFQAPSSSVVIPSNVTRLGLSSIVNSLLTLEKHEAFDFLIDGELIRMSLEQFLLAKGISAERTLEIEYIRAVAPRKEEKPSLHDDWVSAVDGSSSRFILTGCYDGLGRIWSSPESCTHILEGHSGAISSIAFVSSEGAENVTIATAAKDRTLRLFKVDTAESGDPTTRVGAYKILRGHKASVASVAAQKYGSKICSGSWDCTINLWDTDEATSELSVAGKRRKGNNQAEETQLEGEAETTFVGHTQCVSSVVWPEHDVIYSCSWDHSIRRWDVPTGKESMNLFCGKALNTVDVGGEGSALVAAGGSDPILRVWDPRKPGTSAPVFQFASHASWISACKWHKSSWFHLVSASYDGKIMLWDLRTAWPLSVIDTHKDKVLCADWWKGDSVVSGGADSNLRISSGISIS; from the exons ATGGACGGCGGAGGAGAAGACGCGTCGAAAGTAATCCACGTGAAGTTCGTCACGAAGCTTGACTCTCCGTTCCAAGCTCCGTCCAGCTCCGTCGTTATCCCTTCCAATGTCACTCGTCTCGGTCTCTCCTCTATCGTCAACTCTCTTCTCACTCTCG AGAAACATGAGGCGTTTGACTTTTTGATCGATGGGGAGCTTATTCGAATGTCACTCGAGCAGTTTCTTCTCGCCAAGGGAATCTCAGCG GAACGAACTCTTGAAATCGAATACATAAGGGCTGTGGCGCCACGGAAGGAGGAGAAACCTTCGTTGCATGATGACTGGGTCAGTGCTGTTGATGGTTCTTCGTCCAG atTCATTTTGACCGGCTGCTATGATGGGTTAGGAAG GATATGGAGCTCTCCTGAGTCGTGTACACACATTTTAGAAGGCCACTCTGGGGCAATCTCTTCTATTGCTTTTGTTAGCTCCGAAG GTGCAGAAAATGTTACTATAGCAACTGCCGCTAAAGATCGAACATTGAGATTGTTTAAG GTTGATACAGCTGAATCTGGTGACCCCACTACAAGAGTTGGGGCTTACAAGATATTGCGTGGGCACAAGGCGTCGGTGGCAAGTGTTGCAGCTCAGAAATACGGGAGCAAG ATTTGCTCGGGTTCATGGGATTGCACGATCAATTTATGGGACACAGATGAAGCTACTTCAGAGTTGTCAGTAGCAGGGAAGAGAAGAAAAGGGAATAATCAGGCCGAGGAAACTCAGTTAGAG GGAGAGGCGGAGACTACATTTGTTGGGCACACACAGTGTGTCTCATCAGTTGTTTGGCCGGAGCATGATGTGATTTATTCCTGTTCATGGGACCATTCTATACGGAGATGGGATGTTCCGACAGGGAAAGAATCTATGAACTTG TTCTGTGGAAAAGCTCTCAACACGGTAGATGTTGGTGGTGAAGGTTCTGCGCTTGTAGCTGCTGGTGGTTCAGATCCAATCCTTAGAGTATGGGATCCTCGTAAGCCTG GAACATCTGCCCCGGTGTTTCAATTTGCTTCACACGCATCATGGATTTCCGCTTGTAAATGGCACAAAAGCTCTTGGTTTCACTTGGTCTCAGCTTCCTATGATGGCAAAATCATGCTCTGGGATCTCAGAACCGCT TGGCCTTTGTCTGTTATCGACACACACAAGGATAAG GTTTTATGTGCGGACTGGTGGAAAGGAGATAGCGTAGTGAGCGGAGGAGCAGACTCTAACCTTCGAATCTCTTCCGGAATCTCAATTTCTTAA
- the LOC103846400 gene encoding transcription initiation factor TFIID subunit 8, giving the protein MTYGDGEGGSQRRDSQRGSNDFAYALARMAVAQICEGVEIRTLQDSHSREGARFSSFQESALERLTDVVIQYIQSVGRTAQFYANMAGRGEGNALDVVQALEDLGAGLGFNGAHDVERCLGDSDVVKDIVRYTGEAEEMPFVYSLPRFPFKKGKRRAPSFSGIGGEMADEHIPVWLPAFPETKSKEVEETNTEKVGEVKSKENGLSLPSMQQSLDVDRLKVQKSMEQEDVQEPAEEPEGNPFLAAPVWVSEKDVPRVFCPSEPTNEEDSIGHVPEKQKNIPPPEAHAPPGMINDESRLGGTEDGQKTQRALLRFKIGTRKASMCWTIKQSLEDKGWFLEDGDKREKKVEREEKLETIDTDVK; this is encoded by the coding sequence ATGACCTATGGAGACGGGGAGGGTGGAAGTCAACGGAGAGATTCACAACGCGGAAGCAATGACTTTGCCTATGCGCTCGCTAGAATGGCCGTGGCGCAGATATGCGAAGGGGTCGAGATCAGAACTCTCCAGGACTCGCATTCACGGGAAGGTGCGAGGTTCAGTTCTTTTCAAGAGTCTGCGCTCGAGAGACTGACAGATGTAGTGATACAGTATATTCAAAGCGTTGGGAGGACGGCGCAGTTTTATGCTAATATGGCTGGGAGAGGGGAAGGTAATGCTTTGGATGTTGTTCAGGCGCTGGAGGATTTGGGAGCTGGATTGGGTTTCAACGGTGCTCATGATGTTGAGCGTTGTCTTGGTGACTCCGATGTGGTTAAGGATATTGTTCGGTATACAGGTGAAGCTGAGGAGATGCCCTTTGTTTATTCTCTTCCTCGTTTTCCTTTTAAGAAAGGGAAGAGACGAGCTCCTAGCTTCTCTGGGATTGGAGGAGAGATGGCGGATGAGCATATTCCGGTTTGGCTTCCTGCTTTTCCGGAAACCAAGTCTAAGGAGGTTGAGGAGACTAATACTGAGAAAGTAGGAGAGGTGAAGAGCAAAGAAAATGGACTGTCTTTGCCGAGTATGCAACAGTCTTTGGATGTTGATAGATTAAAAGTTCAGAAATCCATGGAACAAGAGGATGTTCAGGAGCCAGCAGAGGAACCGGAGGGTAATCCATTCCTTGCTGCACCAGTTTGGGTCAGCGAGAAGGACGTGCCACGTGTGTTTTGCCCGTCAGAGCCTACAAATGAAGAAGATAGCATTGGCCACGTTCCTGAGAAACAAAAGAACATTCCACCCCCTGAGGCACATGCTCCACCTGGTATGATCAACGACGAGAGCAGATTAGGTGGAACGGAGGATGGACAGAAAACACAACGAGCTTTGCTCCGTTTCAAGATTGGAACTCGAAAGGCCTCTATGTGTTGGACGATAAAGCAGAGCTTAGAAGATAAGGGTTGGTTTCTAGAGGACGGAGACAAGAGGGAGAAGAAGGTGGAACGCGAAGAGAAACTCGAAACCATTGACACAGATGTAAAATAG
- the LOC103846402 gene encoding protein LONGIFOLIA 1: protein MSAKLLYNLSDENPNLNKQFGCMNGIFQVFYRQHYPARRVSVAGDELKSLPSGKTSDNVGVTNGSTDKKETEKSKKKKAAKEKQKVVSSESSSRLSFSSSPCSSSFSSADISTTTSQFEQPMSNGETPAREPTYGSPRWGGLVMSSDLRELVRSSIHKETRTRVEEEALSQQPKSARANVSLLKELSPSRSSNEWSEGRRVVKLKDSPRFSYDEREARKTGAKFKETPRLSLDSRSNSFRSAKSSCSPEPQELVTGHRRTTSSVIAKLMGLDVVSDEPVTDQSRENHFCDSPRPAPRVEADLPRSRGSDSFKKMMPAAKFPAKTAPWTQADGARNQVKAADAAATLTVYGEIQKRLSQLEFKKSEKDLRALQQILEAMEKTQQLMSKDDDNSSLSSTNFMQPSPSSKSIRSSSIVVMKAASAPVFKETGSSSSTSSSPRSVALPNVKVSNQKGTTRKQSAMDVTPRPATKNTSTRPLQSKIEMAKSGKPSVSPRTQPKKLGFEKQSRPTSPKPEPNKNQRQQLSRQQTESPSPRRKPGMKSRGLQQSEDRSSDESSDLRSLRSDSNVSSASNFDIEVTSRHKCDLTEQHTPKQRSPELGMRSLPKPLKITVEQPSPVSILDVAFDDDESPSPVRKISIVFKDDDHIRSEESLWMKKHNNLCRSIVWPESNTSLNQPDAVLTESFMEEGADLRNGDRKYISEILSASGLLKDIDYSMLSIQLHQAHLPINPSLFFVLEQNKTSNVTHRGRGFGQQTANLIGRSRRKLVFDTVNEILARKFAAEGCTKQPYITSSISPLMKTDKSSRGKELLEALCSEIDRLQDNSNCILDEDDEDLIWEDLQSQGMNWKEIEGETPGLVLDIERLIFKDLISEVVTSEVAAFPGNKLSGQPRQLFHC from the exons ATGTCGGCAAAGCTTTTGTACAACTTGTCAGATGAGAATCCAAATCTGAATAAACAGTTTGGATGTATGAATGGGATCTTTCAGGTGTTTTACCGGCAACATTATCCAGCGAGACGTGTTTCTGTCGCCGGAGATGAGCTCAAGTCTTTGCCTTCAG gcaaaacaAGTGACAATGTCGGTGTTACCAACGGTTCAACGGACAAGAAGGAAACG GAGaagagtaagaagaagaaggctgCAAAGGAGAAACAGAAGGTTGTCTCCTCTGAATCCTCCTCGAGGCTGTCCTTTTCTTCTTCACCATGCTCCTCTAGCTTCTCGTCTGCAGATATCAGCACCACGACTTCTCAGTTTGAACAACCCATGAGTAATGGTGAGACTCCGGCAAGAGAACCGACCTACGGTTCGCCAAGGTGGGGCGGTTTAGTGATGTCGAGTGATTTAAGGGAGCTTGTGAGAAGCTCCATTCATAAAGAGACCAGAACCagagttgaagaagaagccTTGTCTCAGCAGCCTAAATCAGCCAGAGCTAACGTGTCCCTTCTCAAAGAACTATCACCATCTCGGAGTTCTAATGAATGGAGTGAAGGACGGAGAGTTGTGAAGCTGAAAGACAGTCCTCGGTTCTCTTACGACGAGAGGGAGGCAAGAAAGACAGGCGCCAAGTTCAAAGAGACACCGAGGTTGTCATTAGACAGCAGATCTAATTCCTTTAGGAGCGCAAAGTCCAGTTGCTCACCAGAGCCGCAAGAGCTTGTAACGGGTCACAGAAGAACAACGTCGAGTGTTATTGCCAAGTTAATGGGTCTTGATGTCGTTTCAGACGAGCCTGTTACTGATCAGAGCAGAGAGAACCACTTCTGCGACTCTCCGAGGCCAGCTCCTAGAGTGGAAGCAGATCTACCAAGATCAAGAGGCTCTGACTCATTCAAGAAGATGATGCCTGCTGCCAAGTTTCCTGCCAAAACAGCTCCATGGACGCAAGCGGATGGTGCCAGGAACCAAGTCAAAGCAGCGGACGCTGCTGCAACGCTGACGGTTTACGGTGAGATACAGAAGAGGCTTTCGCAGCTTGAGTTCAAAAAGTCTGAGAAAGATCTCAGAGCTCTACAGCAGATACTCGAAGCAATGGAGAAGACGCAGCAGTTGATGAGCAAAGATGATGACAACAGTTCCTTGAGCTCAACCAACTTTATGCAGCCAAGTCCATCGTCCAAGAGTATCAGATCTTCCTCTATCGTCGTTATGAAAGCAGCATCTGCTCCAGTTTTCAAAGAGACAGGCAGCTCTAGCTCCACCTCTTCCTCGCCGCGGAGTGTTGCTTTACCAAATGTCAAGGTTTCAAACCAGAAGGGCACTACGAGGAAGCAGAGCGCCATGGATGTGACCCCAAGGCCTGCAACGAAAAACACTAGCACCAGACCGTTGCAGTCAAAGATCGAGATGGCCAAGTCAGGGAAGCCTAGTGTCAGCCCGAGAACACAGCCGAAGAAGCTCGGGTTCGAGAAGCAGTCTAGACCAACGTCTCCAAAACCAGAACCGAACAAGAACCAAAGACAACAACTTAGCAGGCAACAGACGGAATCCCCCTCCCCAAGAAGAAAGCCAGGGATGAAATCTCGCGGCTTGCAGCAGTCAGAAGACCGTTCAAGTGATGAAAGCAGTGACTTGAGGAGTCTAAGATCTGACAGCAACGTAAGCTCGGCTTCTAACTTTGACATTGAGGTTACAAGCAGACATAAATGTGACTTAACGGAGCAGCACACACCAAAACAAAGG AGTCCAGAACTTGGAATGAGATCTCTGCCAAAGCCTCTGAAGATTACGGTGGAGCAGCCCAGCCCGGTTTCTATTCTTGATGTAGCCTTCGACGATGATGAGTCACCATCCCCTGTAAGGAAGATATCCATTGTCTTTAAAG ACGACGATCATATACGTTCTGAAGAGTCCCTGTGGATGAAGAAGCACAACAACTTATGTAGATCGATTGTGTGGCCTGAGAGTAACACGAGTCTAAATCAGCCTGATGCTGTACTTACTGAGAGTTTCATGGAAGAAGGTGCAGACCTAAGAAATGGTGACCGCAAGTACATCTCAGAGATACTGTCAGCATCAGGGCTTCTTAAGGACATCGACTACAGCATGCTAAGCATTCAGCTGCACCAAGCACACCTACCAATCAATCCGAGCCTTTTCTTTGTCCTGGAACAGAACAAGACAAGCAACGTCACACACAGAGGCAGAGGATTCGGACAACAGACGGCGAACCTGATAGGGAGAAGCAGGAGGAAGCTCGTGTTTGACACCGTCAACGAGATCTTAGCTCGCAAATTCGCAGCAGAAGGGTGTACCAAGCAGCCATACATAACATCATCCATCAGCCCGCTAATGAAAACAGACAAAAGCTCAAGAGGGAAAGAACTTCTGGAAGCTCTGTGTTCAGAGATTGATCGATTACAAGATAACTCAAACTGTATTTTGGACGAGGATGATGAAGACCTCATTTGGGAGGACCTGCAAAGCCAAGGCATGAACTGGAAGGAGATTGAAGGAGAGACACCGGGGTTAGTGTTAGACATAGAGAGGCTAATTTTCAAGGACTTGATAAGTGAAGTCGTGACAAGTGAGGTTGCAGCGTTTCCAGGAAATAAGCTCAGTGGGCAACCCAGGCAGCTTTTCCATTGCTAA